In one Conger conger chromosome 5, fConCon1.1, whole genome shotgun sequence genomic region, the following are encoded:
- the LOC133128356 gene encoding basigin-like, with translation MAVLWSCSALLLVCLYTTGANAGVIVAEPSVFVNQSSAVLTCNYTGPGAIEGHFWRKNGKDIEASKQDSSEPVIEYKLNKIDSHSGGVYSCVYTVDGAEAKEDIEVRTVPHVGAYKHSEHGNEGDKGVLVCMSHGYPLPTDWEWLKLGEDGGEQPITNGTDRYEIMTTPEKTTLSIDKLDMDKDGGEYVCRGRNELGVAQDTIRLRVRSRYAALWPFLGIVVEVVILIAIIFIYEKRRKPGEITDDDDSGAAPLKNDSASNHKDKNVRQRNSN, from the exons ATGGCGGTGTTATGGAGCTGCAGTGCTCTGCTGCTGGTGTGCCTGTATACGACTGGTGCCAACGCAG GTGTGATTGTGGCCGAGCCGTCTGTGTTCGTCAACCAGTCCTCGGCTGTGCTCACCTGCAACTACACCGGCCCGGGCGCCATCGAGGGGCACTTCTGGAGGAAGAACGGGAAGGACATCGAGGCCTCCAAACAGGACTCCTCCGAACCCGTCATCGAGTACAA gttgaATAAAATTGACAGCCACTCGGGCGGTGTGTACTCCTGTGTCTATACTGTGGACGGGGCTGAAGCTAAGGAGGATATCGAAGTAAGAA ctgtcCCTCACGTGGGTGCCTACAAGCACTCTGAGCACGGGAACGAGGGCGACAAGGGCGTGCTGGTGTGCATGAGCCACGGCTACCCCCTGCCCACCGACTGGGAGTGGCTCAAGCTGGGAGAGGACGGGGGAGAGCAG CCCATCACGAACGGCACGGACCGGTACGAGATCATGACCACGCCGGAGAAGACCACGCTGTCCATCGACAAGCTGGACATGGACAAGGACGGGGGCGAGTACGTGTGCCGCGGGCGGAACGAGCTGGGCGTGGcccaggacaccatccgccTGCGCGTCAGGAGCCGCTACGCCGCGCTCTGGCCCTTCCTCGGCATCGTGGTGGAGGTGGTCATCCTCATCGCCATCATCTTCATCTACGAGAAGAGGAGAAAGCCGGGCGAGATCACCGACG ACGATGATTCGGGAGCAGCTCCTCT GAAAAACGACTCCGCCTCCAACCACAAAGACAAGAACGTGCGGCAGAGAAACTCCAACTGA